The Syngnathus acus chromosome 3, fSynAcu1.2, whole genome shotgun sequence genome includes a window with the following:
- the LOC119120163 gene encoding zinc finger protein OZF-like isoform X2, with protein MFGSTAAKHVEEKDRSRQRLEALWLQPDVVLRKADISEAICPKQEEPERTCIKEEDVGKEVHHLNEQMVPTFLCTIKKEEEPERPCIKEEGEDEVSKGAETPSCSSSQQMTREGDGDHCGGSQAAPPSDSDDVSSHVPAAADDDDESQNKHRQCSQCGKCCANNSVLKQHMKIHTRKKNLLCSVCGQNFSQRNHLKRHTRIHTGEKPFSCSVCGQRFSLKESLTIHTRIHTDEKPFSCSVCGQKFSQRNHLKRHTRIHTGEKPFSCSVCGQRFSLKESLTIHTRIHTDEKPFSCSVCGQKFSQRNHLKRHTRIHTGEKPFSCSVCGQRFSLKESLTIHTRIHTGEKPFSCSVCGHKFSQRNHLKRHTRIHTGEKPFSCSVCGQRFSLKESLKIHTRIHTGEKPFSCSICGQKFSHKETLKSHTRIHTGEKPYSCSVCGQKFSQRNHLKRHTRIHTGEKPFSCSVCGQRFSIGHCECVGEISNDS; from the exons ATGTTTGGAAGCACCGCAGCAAAGCACGTGGAGGAAAAGGACCGTAGTCGTCAACGACTGGAAGCTCTTTGGCTGCAGCCTGATGTTGTGTTACGCAAAGCTG acatcAGTGAAGCTATTTGTCCTAAGCAGGAGGAGCCAGAGCGTACTTgcattaaagaggaagatgtGGGCAAAGAGGTCCACCACTTGAATGAACAAATGGTGCCGACGTTTCTTTGCACCAtaaaaaaggaggaagagccGGAGCGGCCTTGTATtaaagaggagggagaaga TGAGGTGAGCAAAGGGGCGGAGACTCCAAGCTGCAGCTCAAGCcaacaaatgaccagagaaggtgatggagaccaCTGTGGAGGATCACAAGCAGCTCCGCCATCAGATAGTGATGACGTGTCATCACatgttcctgctgctgctgatgatgatgatgagtctcaaaacaaacacaggcaaTGTTCTCAGTGTGGGAAATGTTGTGCTAATAACAGTGTTTTGAAACAACACATGAAGATCcacacaagaaagaaaaaccttctctgctcagtttgtggccaaaactTCTCTCAGAGGAACCatttaaaaaggcacacaagaatccacactggcgagaaacctttttcatgctcagtttgtggccaaagattttcACTGAAGGAAAGTCTAACAATTCATACAAGGATCCACACTgatgagaaacctttttcatgctcagtttgtggccaaaaattctctcagaggaaccatttaaaaaggcacacaagaatccacactggcgagaaacctttttcatgctcagtttgtggccaaagattttcACTGAAGGAAAGTCTAACAATTCATACAAGGATCCACACTgatgagaaacctttttcatgctcagtttgtggccaaaaattctctcagaggaaccatttaaaaaggcacacaagaatccacactggcgagaaacctttttcatgctcagtttgtggccaaagattttcACTGAAGGAAAGTCTAACAATTCATACAAggatccacactggtgagaaacctttttcatgctcagtttgtggccataAATTCTCTCAGAGGAACCatttaaaaaggcacacaagaatccacactggcgagaaacctttttcatgctcagtttgtggccaaagattttcACTGAAGGAAAGTCTAAAAATTCATACAAggatccacactggtgagaaacctttttcatgctcaatttgtggccaaaaattctctcacaAGGAAACcttaaaaagtcacacaagaatccacactggcgagaaaccttattcatgctcagtttgtggccagaaaTTCTCTCAGAGGAACCatttaaaaaggcacacaagaatccacactggcgagaaacctttttcatgctcagtttgtggccaaagattctccaTTGGGCATTGTGAGTGTGTTGGGGAGATAAGTAATGATTCGTGA
- the LOC119120163 gene encoding zinc finger protein OZF-like isoform X1 produces the protein MFGSTAAKHVEEKDRSRQRLEALWLQPDVVLRKADISEAICPKQEEPERTCIKEEDVGKEVHHLNEQMVPTFLCTIKKEEEPERPCIKEEGEDSCDFKKEEGEDTCKITLTGVPVKRFDKGQREVSKGAETPSCSSSQQMTREGDGDHCGGSQAAPPSDSDDVSSHVPAAADDDDESQNKHRQCSQCGKCCANNSVLKQHMKIHTRKKNLLCSVCGQNFSQRNHLKRHTRIHTGEKPFSCSVCGQRFSLKESLTIHTRIHTDEKPFSCSVCGQKFSQRNHLKRHTRIHTGEKPFSCSVCGQRFSLKESLTIHTRIHTDEKPFSCSVCGQKFSQRNHLKRHTRIHTGEKPFSCSVCGQRFSLKESLTIHTRIHTGEKPFSCSVCGHKFSQRNHLKRHTRIHTGEKPFSCSVCGQRFSLKESLKIHTRIHTGEKPFSCSICGQKFSHKETLKSHTRIHTGEKPYSCSVCGQKFSQRNHLKRHTRIHTGEKPFSCSVCGQRFSIGHCECVGEISNDS, from the exons ATGTTTGGAAGCACCGCAGCAAAGCACGTGGAGGAAAAGGACCGTAGTCGTCAACGACTGGAAGCTCTTTGGCTGCAGCCTGATGTTGTGTTACGCAAAGCTG acatcAGTGAAGCTATTTGTCCTAAGCAGGAGGAGCCAGAGCGTACTTgcattaaagaggaagatgtGGGCAAAGAGGTCCACCACTTGAATGAACAAATGGTGCCGACGTTTCTTTGCACCAtaaaaaaggaggaagagccGGAGCGGCCTTGTATtaaagaggagggagaagactcctgtgattttaaaaaggaggagggagaggacACATGCAAGATAACATTGACTGGTGTTCCTGTGAAGCGTTTCGATAAGGGTCAACGTGAGGTGAGCAAAGGGGCGGAGACTCCAAGCTGCAGCTCAAGCcaacaaatgaccagagaaggtgatggagaccaCTGTGGAGGATCACAAGCAGCTCCGCCATCAGATAGTGATGACGTGTCATCACatgttcctgctgctgctgatgatgatgatgagtctcaaaacaaacacaggcaaTGTTCTCAGTGTGGGAAATGTTGTGCTAATAACAGTGTTTTGAAACAACACATGAAGATCcacacaagaaagaaaaaccttctctgctcagtttgtggccaaaactTCTCTCAGAGGAACCatttaaaaaggcacacaagaatccacactggcgagaaacctttttcatgctcagtttgtggccaaagattttcACTGAAGGAAAGTCTAACAATTCATACAAGGATCCACACTgatgagaaacctttttcatgctcagtttgtggccaaaaattctctcagaggaaccatttaaaaaggcacacaagaatccacactggcgagaaacctttttcatgctcagtttgtggccaaagattttcACTGAAGGAAAGTCTAACAATTCATACAAGGATCCACACTgatgagaaacctttttcatgctcagtttgtggccaaaaattctctcagaggaaccatttaaaaaggcacacaagaatccacactggcgagaaacctttttcatgctcagtttgtggccaaagattttcACTGAAGGAAAGTCTAACAATTCATACAAggatccacactggtgagaaacctttttcatgctcagtttgtggccataAATTCTCTCAGAGGAACCatttaaaaaggcacacaagaatccacactggcgagaaacctttttcatgctcagtttgtggccaaagattttcACTGAAGGAAAGTCTAAAAATTCATACAAggatccacactggtgagaaacctttttcatgctcaatttgtggccaaaaattctctcacaAGGAAACcttaaaaagtcacacaagaatccacactggcgagaaaccttattcatgctcagtttgtggccagaaaTTCTCTCAGAGGAACCatttaaaaaggcacacaagaatccacactggcgagaaacctttttcatgctcagtttgtggccaaagattctccaTTGGGCATTGTGAGTGTGTTGGGGAGATAAGTAATGATTCGTGA